The Thalassophryne amazonica chromosome 13, fThaAma1.1, whole genome shotgun sequence genome window below encodes:
- the LOC117522955 gene encoding uncharacterized protein LOC117522955 produces MQGVTHHEAVSALRNAGSYIRMKVLREKLLLLQEAWVLDHAHDPQDVTSQPPPCSHEHVDQRSLQLRMDSSTVWLSQKTEAVVCNGNSINDKNRTFSEKKPEALMKNDAAQAGNQTMTIPRIILTHPSTSDDDVELLTHSPSRERFHGLMLLTDTVTKHLYLP; encoded by the exons ATGCAGGGCGTGACCCACCACGAGGCAGTCAGCGCCCTGAGGAATGCTGGGAGCTACATCAGAATGAAAGTACTGAGagaaaagctgctgctgctgcaagaGGCCTGGGTCCTGGACCACGCTCACGATCCACAGGATGTGACGAGCCAGCCGCCGCCGTGCAGCCACGAGCATGTAGACCAAAGAAGCCTGCAGCTGAGGATGGACAGCTCCACTGTATGGCTGTCTCAGAAGACTGAAGCGGTTGTCTGCAATGGCAACAGCATT AATGACAAGAACCGGACTTTTTCTGAAAAGAAACCAGAGGCCTTGATGAAAAATGATGCAGCTCAAGCGGGGAACCAGACCATGACA ATTCCGCGGATCATCCTAACACATCCGTCTACCTCAGATGATGATGTGGAACTCTTGACACACAGTCCCAGCAGAGAGCGCTTCCATGGCCTGATGCTGCTGACAGACACAGTCACAAAGCACTTGTACCTTCCTTAA